DNA from Oncorhynchus masou masou isolate Uvic2021 chromosome 5, UVic_Omas_1.1, whole genome shotgun sequence:
GACTATTGTTTGCTCATGAGACTTCAGCAGAACACAAAGCTTCAAGGGAACAAGAGAAGAGATTATCACTACACGTGAAAGCATGTAAGAGCAGATTTAAGCATTTGTTCTCTTCAAAGGCTTAGCCTCATCTACTTCTGTGTGGTTAATGGGTTCAGTAAATTCCTTGATGTGCATATTCCGTTTACATCTATGAGCAAATGGAGATCCAATCCCCATTAACGCTGATAGAAAAATCACGAGGACCTCAGTCTATCATTTGCAAAGTGGCAGATTAAATAACCTATTCAttatgttttttgtgtgtgcagAAAACAGACTGTGTTGCAAGTGTCTATTCTTGTCCGATATCAGTTAAGAGGTATCAGTATCTGTGACTAAAATAGGCATTGCCACTTGTAACAATACTCTGCTCTAGTGCAAATGGCTGCGAAGGGCTTTGGGCCATGGGCAAGTAACTTCAAACCAATTCAGTAACCCTTCGAAAAGACTAAGCATGTACCAGTCTTGCTTCAATATTAGAGTTCAATTGATCGCAAATACATATTAATCAAAAAGGCTTAATTAACCAAATGCTATGCTGTAAAAGCTGCATACAATACACACAATGTGGGATTAAATGAAATGAATCCAAGATATATGTGCAGTTTGTGCTCCATGAGAGTCTGCATGGGCGATGTATTTACCATGCCCATAGTATAGCGGAGTACAGTAAAGGACTAGTGGTATGCATGAACAGTAGACATTTATTGAGAATGCAAGATATTCTGTTTTTACAAAGGAAGTCAATTAGAATGAAAAGAAACAAGTTCCTACGTAACGGAATTGAACATCCTTGGTCTCACGGTGTGAACGCGAGGTGTCTGTGCGTGTAGCTCAGTCATCCACTGTGATGTTACGGAACAGGTAGGCCATGGACTCTCCATTGTGGATGCGTCGGATGGCCTCGGCCAGGATCATACTGACGTCCACTGTCTTGATCTTGGGACACTGGAGCTTCTGGACCTCATGAGGGACTGTATTGGTCACCactacctgggggggggggggggcacaaggAGACAAAATGAAGAGCTAGGTTACAGCAGGGACTATGTTTAATAAGAACGCAAAGTTTTTTTTGCATATGTATTGCATATTACTGTATTTGGGTATTGGTTTGTGTACTTGTCTTTTGAAGAAAGCATAGATTGGCTTATCTAGCAAATAGACATAATTCCGACCTTGTGCAGCTTGAAGTATCGGAGCAGCACAGACTACCTACCAAACACAGCCATTTCAGGCTCAATAAAAGCCTGTGCGAGTGCAGCCTGTGTCCTTCCTCTTACCTCATCGATGGCGGATTCCTCTATGAGTCGCGGGGCCTCTGCTGAGAGCAGGCCGTGTGTGGCCATGATATAGATCTTATAGGCCCCCCTCTCTTTCAGAATCTCAGCCGCCGCGACAAAGTCCTCCACGTCATCTATGATGTCATCCTGAGAGAGGGAAACGACAAGGAAGGACTTAGAACAAAATAACAGTTATTAGCATCTAAATAACACACGAGAtctgtatcatactgtatgtcCAAATACATCTTACATGAGAACTTCCTCAGAACAGTGAGGGTGAAACTTAAATagtttatatacagttgaaggcagaagtttgcatgcatttaggttggagtcattaaaactaattggagtcattaactccacagatttcttgttagttaacaaactatagttttggcaagtcggttaggacatctactttgtgcatgacacaagtcatttttttcaacaattgtttagacagattatttcactatatcacaattccagtgggtcagaagtttaaaggcacaggcaacttagtgtatgtaaacagcttggaaaattccagaaaaagtagtcatggctttagaagcttctgataaattatgtcaattagcctgagtcaattggaggtgtacctgtggatgtatttcaaggcctaccttcaaactcagtgcctcagtgcttgacatcatgggaaaatcaaaagaaatcagccaagacctcagaaaaaaatggaagacctccacaagtctggttcatccttggaagcaatttccaaacacctcaaggtaccacgtttatatgtacaaacaatagtacacaagtataaacaccatgggaccacacagccatcataccgctcaggaaggagacgcgttctgtctcctagagatgaacggacTTTGgtaagaaaagtgcaaatcaatcccagaacagcagcaaaaaaccttgaagatgctggaggaaacaggtacaaaagtatctatttccacagtaaaacgagacctatattgacataacctgaaaggccgctcagcaaggaataagccactgctccaaaaccgccataacaagccagaccacggtttacaactgcacatggggacaaagattgtactttttggtgaaatgtcctctggtctgatggaacaaaaatataactttttggccataatgaccatcgttacatttggaggaaaaaggaggcggctttcaagccgaagaacaccatcccaaccgtgaagcacgggggtggcagcatcatgttgtgggggtgctttgctgcagcagggactggtgcacttcacaaaatagatggcatgatgtgaaatgaaaattatgtggatatattgaagcaagatcaagataaagcttggtcacaaatgggtcttccaaatggacaatgaccccaagcatacttccaaagttgtggcaaaatggcttaaggacaacaaagtcatggtattggagtggccatacaaagcgctgacctcaatcccatagaaaatctgttggcagaactgaaaaagcatgtgtgagcaaggaggcctacaaacctgagtccgttacaccagctctgtcaggaggaatgggccaaaattcacccaacttattgtgggaagcttgtggaaggctacccaaaacgtttggcccaagttaaacaatttaaaggcaatgctaccaaatactaattgaatgcatgtaaacttctgacccattgggaatgtgatgaaataaataaatccctctactattattctgacatttctcattcttaaaataaagtggtgatcctaactgacctaagaaagtgattaaatgtcaggaattgtgaaaaactgagtttaaatgtattcggcaaaggtttatgtaaactttcgacttccaATTTAATTCTTGCTTATTAAAATAGCTTGGACAATGCAGTTTTTTTGTTCCATAGGGGTCAAAGTTAAACATTAATAAGAGAGACGATAGAATCCTTACAACAATGATAGCGATGCGACCTCCCACATCTCCCACTACAGTGATCGGCGGTTTCTCCTTGGCCATCATTActgaaagagaaaaggagagaggttgATCATTACTTTCAAACCAGTGGTGCAGAGGAAATTAGGGGGAAAAAAAAATGAGATTCAAATTATTTGGTTGAGGAGAACGAGGATGAAGGGATCAAGTTCAACACCTGCAAAGACCATGCAAGACAGCTCTACCTCAATGTCCACAGACTGCTACAAGCGCTTCAGAATAACACTGAAAACTCATTTTGACAGAAGGGACAACAAGGTGAAATTATTTTGGCCACTGTAAGTATGGAGCAGCTTCAGGCATATTGtgatggtagcaacacatggctCACGAGTATAGAGCTGTCTTCCATTCCACAAATCAAACATCCGGTTTGGGATTTAGGGATCCACACAGCAACCCCATGCCATGCCAAATCACAACCAACTTCAAACCAGCGTCCTCGTCGTCAGTCCAGAGGCGTGTATTTAAAAACTCTCAGGGTTGAATCGTGAGGCTCTAcacattaaaaaataaaataatttaaggCTTCAGGGAGATGGGTGAGTTTTTAAATAAACAAGAATCATACCGTTGCTGAAAAATTCTAAACTAGGAATTGATCAAGAAAAAGGATGCAGGGGAACACAAGCAAGCTTTTCATCATGCCTCACTGGGCCTCGGAGGTGCTTGCAATGCTTCCTTCATCTCCATTTGGAGTTATAGAGACATAGTTAAATTGCCCAAATGGCATAACGTTTATGGGGAAATTATTGGCTCCATTAAATGTATGCCAATCACCAACCTGGCAGTGGAATACAGTAGGTGCCCTCTGGTAAGACATTTGCAGTAGCAGCCCTTTTGTTGGTTGCTTTGaaggggtcaaaggtcagataAATGCTACATTTGAGGATGAGAGGCATGTTGAAGGGAATATGTTGACAAGCCACACAGTTTCAAACGGGTATTAATTGTTGTGCAACTCCAAAGTATACATGGGAAGAGGCATGTATTTGTCCATGATGCTTGCATGAATGCATCCAGCAGATTCTTATTGCTATCGGTAGGGTTGAATGCAATGATTTTATTATTAGAATTTTGGAAGTTCACAGTTAATTGTGTATTAGACCTAAAGGCATGTAAATGTCAAAAATGTATCAAGTGAGGAATACCGTACAATGTAAACTTGAGATTCTCTCCAAGACCTTGACACCAATTTGGAGGTGAAGAAATCTGCTGTTTTACAGATATTTTGTTTCAATAATCATACCAAATTTGGTGACAGCCAACAGTCTACACCAGGAGGGGTCTTCGGGCTTCACTGAGGTCCGGAAGGCCGCACTTAAAATTGACTACATTTCCTCACCGtccaaatttaaaaaataaaataaatagtccTCTATCCATTGCTTTTGGAATTTCCAATGCTCCCACGACTGTCTGGCTTTCGTTTCGATGACTGCTAGCAGGCTGAGTATAAAGTGAAGAGACTATAATTGTAGGACCATTATCATCTCTACACAGTTCAGATGTGGTTTTAGTCATTTCAATGTCGACTGAGCTTTTCCCctgactgtttgtttgtttttgttttaactCAAACCCCCACATATGTTTGACCCCCGCCCTCGGTCTAAACACTGAACTGAGATCTTCACAAAGGGGAATTTAGAAGGTCAGTGCTGCTAGAAAATGGAAACTCCCTCAGGAGACATCAACATTACATGCAGGCAGGTATAAAAGATCACAGATAGTATTGCAGGATAGGAggttagaggaagagagagtggagcgTTACGGTCGTACTTGGGAGCTCTATGCCTGGGAATGAAGCCTGGTGCCTCCCTGCGTCTTCAAAAGATAAATGGCATACGTCAACACTCATTACAGAGAGTAaataatagacagacagaccaaggCAGCATACAGACAATTCCACAACTGAAGACAGGCCTCCTGGTCCTATTTATCCAAGGAACGCAATCAAATAAAAAAAGTTTAATATAAAGAATAAAACAGGAAAAAAAGCAAAGATTAAACGTGTCACTTTGCTCCGTATCTGAATTTAGCTGCTGTTTTGATAATGTCCGTACCCTGTTCCTGTATAAaggaggagaaatggagaggagtatGAGAGAAATAAATACAGCCGCTATATGAAAAGGaggatgaagaaaaaaaaaaaaaaaaagagggtGAGAAGAGAAATCcagaggctgtgtggaggagaggaaCGAGGAGGTTAGAGGGGAATGGATGCCTGTTATTGCCTGCAGTATTTCACAGGCATCTGCAGTAGTGTCAGGCTGCTGAGAAGGAGTGCTTTGTTGCTGAACCAACACATACTACAGCCCAGACTAACTGAACAATTCAGTTGTCCACTGTCAGCATGAGGACAATGTGTGGAGGTCCACTTTGCTACTTGTGCCTTAGGGCATTCAGGGCTGGATATTTTTATAGCATTTCTGTGACAATTGGATTTGTAAATAATAACTTGCTATGGGTTGTTATTCGGACAGATTACCACTTTTCCAGTCCATAAATGCAAAATGCAAAATATAGTTTGTTCTCTTTTCTGTAAATACTGTTCCATTAGATCTCTGTAAAGCCTCCGTTTGACCCAATGCCATGTTTTACAGTGGCTCTTCAATGGATAGGATCAGAGTCTGGGTGTATGTCCGTTCACAAGTTAATGCATGCTACATGGGAGGCCCATCCCAGTGCCGTCTACTCCCATAAGCAGTGAGGATTTAACCCTGCTGTTCAGACTCATTACGTCTCTATGGATTCCTCAGATAGACAGCAGTCAGGGCTCAACTCATCCTGTCCCGTGACACTCGTGGTTACATACCACTGTCTGCTGATTAGGCAGATTATATACATGAGAGCACCGCAACTGTGATTTTTGTGTGTTAGGGTCAAAGGCAGGGGTAttttctagtgtgtgtgtgtgtgtgtgtgtgtgtgtgtgtgtgtgtgtgtgtgtgtgtgtgtgtgtgtgtgtgtgtctgggggggggTATCTTACATGGCAGCTCCAGACCAGGGTGACCAGAGGTGGTGCGTCCTGAAGACATTGGAGGGGGTGAGTGTCTTCCGTCGGCCATGTCAGACTCTGAACACTGGGCCTCCCCGTGCATCACCGCCAGGCCCAGCCGCAGCCGCTCAGCATAGGATTGagccctggaacacacacacacaaaaaggatTTAAAATACATACAGAGCAAACACAGTTACCCACAAATCTGCAGCCACAAACACACTTCACATCATTCACTATCCATCTTGCTGGAAAACTCCCAACCTTTATGTTACCTCTTGGCCGCTGAAGGAGACTTTGCAACGATAATGGCATTTCTGTAGTCTGGAATCTAGAAACAAATAAACATTATCCAACATGATTTCACAGTTCAACACCACATTAAAACTAAACTTTAGTCAACAAATGCATGATATGATTGAAATTATACAAGTGACTGGAGGattctgggtaatgtagtcttacTTCCTCCTGGATGTACTGTAGCAGGAAGGGCGAGGCACGCAGGTTATCAACAGGGAAACTGAAGAAGCCCTGGATCTCCTTCTGGTGTAGGTCCATGGTGATGATGTGAGTCAGCCCTGTGATAACACAAGTGGGTCAAGCCAGTGGTctaaaatacttaagtaaaagtactacttttgtggggggggggggttatgtatactttaccatttatatttgacaacttttacttcactacattcctaaatacaATTCTGTACATTTTActccatt
Protein-coding regions in this window:
- the LOC135539063 gene encoding phosphoribosyl pyrophosphate synthase-associated protein 1-like translates to MNISKSGYRVFSANSTTACTELAKKITERLGVDLGKSVVYQESNRETRVDVKESVRGQDIFIIQTIPRDVNTAIMELLVMAYALKTNCAKNIIGVIPYFPYSKQCKMRKRGSIVCKLLASMLAKAGLTHIITMDLHQKEIQGFFSFPVDNLRASPFLLQYIQEEIPDYRNAIIVAKSPSAAKRAQSYAERLRLGLAVMHGEAQCSESDMADGRHSPPPMSSGRTTSGHPGLELPLMMAKEKPPITVVGDVGGRIAIIVDDIIDDVEDFVAAAEILKERGAYKIYIMATHGLLSAEAPRLIEESAIDEVVVTNTVPHEVQKLQCPKIKTVDVSMILAEAIRRIHNGESMAYLFRNITVDD